In Armatimonadota bacterium, the following are encoded in one genomic region:
- the pheA gene encoding prephenate dehydratase, whose translation MTPPARAAFQGERGAYSEEAALALFPDAEPMPCASLRDVFAAVTEGRAAWGVVPVENSQAGSINETYDLLLAHALHIVGEYDLRVRHCLLALPGRTLADLRAVYSHPQALAQCEEFLRAHRLEAIAAYDTAGSARMVAERRMEDAGVIAGRRAAGLYGLAILAEGIETNPHNYTKFLALGTAPAPRSAASKTSIVFTTRNVPGALHRALGAFAARAINLTKLESRPRREVPWEYVFYVDFEGHRDDPEVAAALRELEAVAAFVRVLGSYPRAPRPL comes from the coding sequence ATGACCCCTCCGGCGCGGGCGGCATTCCAGGGCGAGCGGGGCGCCTACAGCGAGGAGGCGGCGCTGGCCCTCTTCCCGGACGCGGAGCCGATGCCGTGCGCCTCGCTGCGCGACGTCTTCGCCGCCGTCACCGAAGGCCGGGCCGCCTGGGGGGTCGTGCCCGTGGAGAACTCCCAGGCCGGGTCGATCAACGAGACCTACGACCTGCTCCTGGCGCACGCGCTTCACATCGTCGGCGAGTACGACCTGCGCGTGCGCCACTGCCTGCTGGCGCTCCCGGGCCGGACGCTGGCCGACCTGCGCGCGGTCTACTCCCATCCTCAGGCTCTCGCCCAGTGCGAGGAGTTCCTGCGCGCCCACCGTTTGGAGGCGATCGCCGCCTACGACACGGCGGGGAGCGCCCGGATGGTGGCGGAGCGCCGGATGGAGGACGCCGGGGTGATCGCCGGCCGTCGGGCCGCGGGGCTCTACGGGCTGGCGATCCTGGCCGAAGGGATCGAGACCAACCCCCACAACTACACGAAGTTCCTGGCCCTCGGCACGGCGCCGGCGCCGCGGTCGGCGGCCAGTAAGACCTCCATCGTCTTCACCACGCGCAACGTGCCGGGCGCCCTGCACCGGGCGCTCGGCGCCTTCGCCGCGCGGGCCATCAACCTGACCAAGCTGGAGTCGCGTCCGCGGCGGGAGGTGCCCTGGGAGTACGTCTTTTACGTGGATTTCGAAGGGCACCGGGACGACCCGGAGGTCGCCGCGGCCCTGCGGGAGCTGGAGGCCGTCGCCGCCTTCGTCCGCGTCCTGGGATCGTATCCGCGCGCGCCGCGTCCGCTGTGA